GCTTGCTCAGATAGGTATCAAGCCCGAACATGTTGGCCCTGCTGATATTGACGAGACACCTAAATCTGCTGAAACGCCCAGAGAATTGGCGCGCCGCCTCGCTTTAGAAAAGGCTGCTGCCGTCCTGACGCATATTCCCGAAAATGAAGACTGGGTTATTCTGGCGGCAGATACAGTCGTGGCACAGGGACGTAGAATTTTGCCAAAAGCAGAGACACAGGAAACTGCAAAAGCGTGTCTTAAACTGTTATCAGGGCGGGCGCATAGGGTTTTTAGCGGTGTTTGTCTCATATATAAAGGTAAGAGCATGCTCAGGGTTGCAGATACACGCGTGGTCATGAAAAGATTGTCTGCCGAGGAGATTACGACCTATCTGGACAGTCAGGAGTGGCGTGGCAAGGCGGGCGGTTACGCAATTCAAGGGCGGGCGGATGCATTTGTAAAATCCTTAAATGGATCCTACTCAAATGTTGTCGGATTACCTTTATATGAAACATCTTCGCTGTTAGCTGGTATCGGTTTTAAGGGCGGACAAAATGAACATAATGATTGAGGGTTATTGAGGAGAAGCGCATGGGGCATGAAGTTTTAATGTCAGTTGAGTATGGCCATGTATTCGTTGCAAATGTTAACGACGGAAAACTT
This sequence is a window from Candidatus Micropelagos thuwalensis. Protein-coding genes within it:
- a CDS encoding Maf family nucleotide pyrophosphatase, whose translation is MILQKGASPIDTNRQKLWLASASPRRLDLLAQIGIKPEHVGPADIDETPKSAETPRELARRLALEKAAAVLTHIPENEDWVILAADTVVAQGRRILPKAETQETAKACLKLLSGRAHRVFSGVCLIYKGKSMLRVADTRVVMKRLSAEEITTYLDSQEWRGKAGGYAIQGRADAFVKSLNGSYSNVVGLPLYETSSLLAGIGFKGGQNEHND